Below is a genomic region from Ascaphus truei isolate aAscTru1 chromosome 5, aAscTru1.hap1, whole genome shotgun sequence.
tgtgctcttctatatgttatgttgtcatgtgcattatttgttttgcacatcttctttaaataggattacttagtgtcagtgaaaatgaagtgtaaggcaacatgtattgtgttagtgatgttaattatcatgtaggacttctgagtttagagcaacttttcattcattcatatttcatactgagtccaaacattattcgtaagtcaaggtagtttttaatgaggttataaaacgtatgctaacatgttaggtgttacttaggacacagtacaattacatagtaacacagcatacattaacatgccatttaataatgtgtacatttctttttagaacatcatggtgatgaggatgatgagtatgatgaggatgacgccacagaagagactgaaatacaatcatgtgaccatgaagaggtgccaatagaaactgttgtaccgccaaatcgtccatcaacttccacatacgatgcaattgtagcttcagagggaaaaatagtggacgcagaaaatcgtcgccattcagacatgatgacagtgctggaaaggatgattggactgcaggaagaaacagtatcacaattggcacatctccacagagtcttcattgaagtgcctaaacagttgcaaaaaatcaacacctcattcgaagcattagttgttcagcaaacacaagctaattactggagaatgactaatgtaccacaattcaacacctcccagccaggatctgttcatgcaggtcagttttcaccacattcatctgatattcattcaccaggcccaaatgttaccggtcaagtagcagacattgctgtgcaggttcctgatgacatcctaccgctgccatctgtacaaattcagcagcagacacctacaaaggaggcgacaaaaacaaaacaagacacacatgaaacagaccaaccatcacttgtgcagtgtctaccaacttgctcacatgtgtcactgggcacaagccctgtccgtgaacagtcactacccaaaagccctgtaggtgagtcgctgcccaaaagccctgtaggtgaatcgctgcccaaaagccctgtaggtgagtcgctgcccaaaagccctgtaggtgaatcgctgcccaaaagccctgtaggtgaatcgctgcccaaaagccctgtaggtgaatcactgcccaaaagccctgtaggtgagtcactggccacaagccctgtaggtgagtcactggccacaagccccgtaggtgaacagtcactggccacaagccctgcccgtgaagtgccagaggccactcaaagtggctctgttgtgcctaaagttggtggcaaaagaaaaaggaaaattcaagagacaacaagcaggcctgttactcgctcgcaaaaggaacaaaaaaaataaatgttataattcagaaaatatgtctttggccttgttttgttgacttcagattatctaattactattgtatgtatgctgaagactgtgttgtttccaaactttcaactatgttcttgtacacgtgaagttttggaaatgttaacactcataattaattgtgttataaatatttatgttgtaatcgtctgttcagtaatggtccaccaggagccagttgctaagtttagagaagctgccattgactttgcagcaaaacattgcatttgggtgtgttaattgatgtaagaattgcatatgcatattagtcacatgcaattattaaaacacctaagtaagtgcaaacatctttcttgtacgtgtacagcaggattatgtgtaaattattacttacctttgccttgcttggccattgtaattttgtcctttaatcagttgtgtgttcgtttctataacatctcagaatgtataataatatatatacacacacacacacacacacacacacacacacacactgagtgagtgtgagtgtgagtgtgtgagtgtgtatatatatatatatgtatatatgtgtatatatatatgtatatatgtgtatatatatatatgtatatatgtgtatatatatatgtatatatgtgtatatatatatgtatatatgtgtatatatatatgtatatatgtgtatatatatatgtatatatgtgtatatatatatgtatatatgtgtatatatatatgtatatatgtgtgtatatatatatatatatatatatatatatatatatatatatatatatatatatatatatatatatagtactatataaactggtatacacaaactaatacacttcatgcttccttgtgaaagcacactattttaataatacaggcctaatgtttgagaaatatcctaagtatgagactctaacagtattgtgcttaaacaaatgtttattacttcattcaatcatgtttctcaccatttaaataggtttcatacaaggtatacttaatgccatcaatgttgtgtgtactcctgcaatataaaaaaaaaaaaaatattatatataaatatatatatatttttataagagatatatttatatatatatatatatatatatatatatatatatatatatatatatacacacgtatttaaactcatgcagacagggagttaaccagactttcacatacacacagaaatgtaagcggggaaaaaacatttctttttgcaggtgtgtttttactgatatgcctggctaagaaatattttcacacactggtctttgttagttttcaaaaaaacactatgtgaacgcattcacagtctagggatgtttttcacaaacgagataaaagaaggagaaatgtttctcccacagtcccatatcacgaaccacaactgttaacccaattagacaaacaaatccaattggcgtttgaaataaggagtcaaagtagttacttttgttgaccttgacaaggaaaaacaggagtttgttagccattcagcacattcattttgatgagcaaataacacagacctgcacacagcttttgtgctactcagacatggctgatgaattcgttaacaatattaatccccttttagggtataagtacatgatctgtgaagccatcttgaacagtcgcggacagaaagcaagcacacgccaaatcgatgatttcattcgagcaaaatatccttattaccaagaccgtaagcatgcacggaattttaattcctcaataagattcactttatcaagtaatgacttttttgaacgtgaccaggataagctacaacacacctatggtttctggaagattgccccggaaaaacaatttatcctgaaagacggcacttatattgtcgtgaaaggcatatttattcctaatggcaatagcaatgtatccgctactactgatccgtttgaatcgatacgtgctgcaatatctgcagcctccattcctgaaacccacattgtacaagaacaaaagtactatgattatgtaccaagcctttcagctgaaattgcattggaatgggaaccggaagaaatgaacctacctcccgaccaattatttgaagaaagcagtggcgattcctatgagcgcatcctggaggagatatgtgccatactggattcagcggttgggttaagcgtggatgaaaatggcttgcatttctggagcgaccagttgcagccaggcgaagagttaattctagaagaatggtaaatataacaatcgttatgcgttgactctgcgtttaaattttttttttttttgtaaccaccattttcactttcaatgcgtggatacagcgtaacattgcagactgcataacatgtagcgatcacaaacaaattgtttcctaatacaatatagtaggacctgaaagagtagtacacattgctgacggaataaatatacgtactttcctatccctttaaacatattagcaacattttaccattactctaacacatacctgttttgttatcatgcaacatctacaacattgaaaaccgggtccaccacgtatgacgtgggacccttgtcatgggccaaggcgtccttaaaaaggattagtgatgtaagtcccgcccccaagcgacgtgcgcgcctcaaagcctattggctgtcatgttttgttatagtaacggtaactgcagtgtgtgatgcgtgcggctcagtgtttgtaggcgtaccctgggcgttagccgaatgttaattgagtgggaggagtgttagcgtgcgtttcacgctggcttaacatgacgtcacacgtattgcatttgcgcattgtgttatcggccgtgctttctgttcaaacacgtctgtttaaaaagaatacagatgtactcgtttagaacgaatgtagtttcgtcttcattgtatttgaaataaagatgttatgtttactggtattttcaacatgtattgagcgcacaacgtacgctttgttttgcgcatgcgctaacagttagtggagccaagcgtgaagtgcgtgcgcacacaaagatgtgcgcgcacatctttcagtatacaggcaacgttcacttcttatacatagttatgcctgctacaaatttaaagaaacattacatactgatgaacagttttacttctaacatataagtgagtgacgtgtgtatctacacaatcatatagagctgcgtaacgcgttgtcacggatgcatatctagtaaggtgccatctttgaccatcatgtgtttgctgtatttcagagatgtcggggaagatacaatcggatcaatgtatgatttcagaagagtctacctttatatgagatgattgtgaggaggagccaccgactactatactacatatggaactaattttatattgcttgcagcgcttattaacaaacaattaaaaatgtgatacccttatgcctatattgcataagcacttaattaacataatgatgttgcaaaagagtgcctcatgaatttttattgagtgttctttaatgactactaacattttatgacatggtgtgttttatatataacaaccattcccact
It encodes:
- the LOC142494518 gene encoding uncharacterized protein LOC142494518, with the protein product MLLLYIVAPGGHVSPEMEQVSSPGSASSTLLEEHHGDEDDEYDEDDATEETEIQSCDHEEVPIETVVPPNRPSTSTYDAIVASEGKIVDAENRRHSDMMTVLERMIGLQEETVSQLAHLHRVFIEVPKQLQKINTSFEALVVQQTQANYWRMTNVPQFNTSQPGSVHAGQFSPHSSDIHSPGPNVTGQVADIAVQVPDDILPLPSVQIQQQTPTKEATKTKQDTHETDQPSLVQCLPTCSHVSLGTSPVREQSLPKSPVGESLPKSPVGESLPKSPVGESLPKSPVGESLPKSPVGESLPKSPVGESLPKSPVGESLATSPVGESLATSPVGEQSLATSPAREVPEATQSGSVVPKVGGKRKRKIQETTSRPVTRSQKEQKK